From a region of the Gossypium raimondii isolate GPD5lz chromosome 10, ASM2569854v1, whole genome shotgun sequence genome:
- the LOC105777816 gene encoding protein EXORDIUM-like 7, which translates to MGEGEEGGFLIREFGVEGEEMYTFSWSQFNQGENYEGSSDLINLEYHMGPVLASAINLYIIWYGQWNPTHQATIRDFLDSLSSSSSVPYPSVADWWDTVRLYTDQTGSNITATISISGEFYDSGYSHGVYLSRLSMQSIIKAAVTSHSRPLPLNPHNGLYLVLTSQDVQVEDFCRAVCGFHYFTFPILVGVTVPYAWVGYSGTQCPGVDGMISVIAHELAEVSSNPLINAWYAGEDPTAPTEIADLCLGLYGSGGGGGYMGKVYKDAWGNGYNVHGVKGRRFLVQWVWNPVKRRCFGPNALD; encoded by the exons ATGGGTGAAGGTGAGGAAGGAGGTTTTCTTATACGGGAGTTTGGGGTTGAAGGAGAGGAAATGTATAC CTTTTCATGGAGTCAATTCAACCAAGGTGAGAATTATGAGGGTTCTTCAGACCTTATTAACCTTGAATACCACATGGGACCAGTCCTTGCATCAGCtataaatttgtatataatCTGGTATGGTCAATGGAATCCAACACATCAAGCTACTATAAGGGACTTCCTGGATTccttatcttcttcttcttcagttcCTTACCCTTCAGTTGCTGATTGGTGGGACACTGTGAGGCTCTACACTGACCAAACAGGATCAAACATTACAGCTACCATTTCCATTTCGGGTGAGTTTTATGATTCTGGGTACTCCCATGGTGTTTACTTAAGTCGTTTATCGATGCAATCGATCATCAAAGCTGCGGTTACATCTCATTCGAGGCCATTGCCTCTCAATCCTCACAATGGACTTTATTTGGTGCTAACTTCACAAGATGTTCAGGTTGAGGATTTCTGCAGAGCAGTGTGTGGGTTTCATTACTTCACTTTCCCTATCCTTGTTGGTGTAACGGTTCCTTATGCTTGGGTTGGTTATAGTGGAACTCAATGTCCAG GGGTAGATGGGATGATCAGTGTTATCGCTCATGAGTTAGCGGAAGTGTCGAGTAATCCATTGATTAATGCATGGTATGCCGGAGAAGATCCAACCGCACCAACCGAAATTGCGGACTTGTGTTTAGGTTTATATGGCTCGGGTGGTGGCGGTGGGTACATGGGTAAAGTTTACAAAGATGCTTGGGGAAATGGCTACAATGTACATGGAGTTAAAGGAAGGCGATTTTTGGTTCAATGGGTGTGGAATCCTGTGAAAAGAAGATGCTTTGGGCCAAATGCCCTGGACTAG
- the LOC128033716 gene encoding protein EXORDIUM-like 7 isoform X1, which produces MQKFTCYVVLLLFLLCFFQAFSWSQFNQGENYEGSSDLINLEYHMGPVLASAINLYIIWYGQWNPTHQATIRDFLDSLSSSSSVPYPSVADWWDTVRLYTDQTGSNITATISISGEFYDSGYSHGVYLSRLSMQSIIKAAVTSHSRPLPLNPHNGLYLVLTSQDVQVEDFCRAVCGFHYFTFPILVGVTVPYAWVGYSGTQCPGMCAYPFAWPKYWEATPTGGNDITHAPNGDAGVDGMISVIAHELAEVSSNPLINAWYAGEDPTAPTEIADLCLGLYGSGGGGGYMGKVYKDAWEMATMYMELKEGDFWFNGCGIL; this is translated from the coding sequence atgcaGAAGTTTACTTGTTATGTTGTCTTGCTATTGttcttgctttgtttctttcaaGCTTTTTCATGGAGTCAATTCAACCAAGGTGAGAATTATGAGGGTTCTTCAGACCTTATTAACCTTGAATACCACATGGGACCAGTCCTTGCATCAGCtataaatttgtatataatCTGGTATGGTCAATGGAATCCAACACATCAAGCTACTATAAGGGACTTCCTGGATTccttatcttcttcttcttcagttcCTTACCCTTCAGTTGCTGATTGGTGGGACACTGTGAGGCTCTACACTGACCAAACAGGATCAAACATTACAGCTACCATTTCCATTTCGGGTGAGTTTTATGATTCTGGGTACTCCCATGGTGTTTACTTAAGTCGTTTATCGATGCAATCGATCATCAAAGCTGCGGTTACATCTCATTCGAGGCCATTGCCTCTCAATCCTCACAATGGACTTTATTTGGTGCTAACTTCACAAGATGTTCAGGTTGAGGATTTCTGCAGAGCAGTGTGTGGGTTTCATTACTTCACTTTCCCTATCCTTGTTGGTGTAACGGTTCCTTATGCTTGGGTTGGTTATAGTGGAACTCAATGTCCAGGTATGTGTGCTTATCCATTTGCATGGCCTAAGTACTGGGAAGCCACCCCGACTGGAGGTAATGACATAACACATGCGCCGAATGGGGATGCAGGGGTAGATGGGATGATCAGTGTTATCGCTCATGAGTTAGCGGAAGTGTCGAGTAATCCATTGATTAATGCATGGTATGCCGGAGAAGATCCAACCGCACCAACCGAAATTGCGGACTTGTGTTTAGGTTTATATGGCTCGGGTGGTGGCGGTGGGTACATGGGTAAAGTTTACAAAGATGCTTGGGAAATGGCTACAATGTACATGGAGTTAAAGGAAGGCGATTTTTGGTTCAATGGGTGTGGAATCCTGTGA
- the LOC128033716 gene encoding protein EXORDIUM-like 7 isoform X2 translates to MQKFTCYVVLLLFLLCFFQAFSWSQFNQGENYEGSSDLINLEYHMGPVLASAINLYIIWYGQWNPTHQATIRDFLDSLSSSSSVPYPSVADWWDTVRLYTDQTGSNITATISISGEFYDSGYSHGVYLSRLSMQSIIKAAVTSHSRPLPLNPHNGLYLVLTSQDVQVEDFCRAVCGFHYFTFPILVGVTVPYAWVGYSGTQCPGVDGMISVIAHELAEVSSNPLINAWYAGEDPTAPTEIADLCLGLYGSGGGGGYMGKVYKDAWEMATMYMELKEGDFWFNGCGIL, encoded by the exons atgcaGAAGTTTACTTGTTATGTTGTCTTGCTATTGttcttgctttgtttctttcaaGCTTTTTCATGGAGTCAATTCAACCAAGGTGAGAATTATGAGGGTTCTTCAGACCTTATTAACCTTGAATACCACATGGGACCAGTCCTTGCATCAGCtataaatttgtatataatCTGGTATGGTCAATGGAATCCAACACATCAAGCTACTATAAGGGACTTCCTGGATTccttatcttcttcttcttcagttcCTTACCCTTCAGTTGCTGATTGGTGGGACACTGTGAGGCTCTACACTGACCAAACAGGATCAAACATTACAGCTACCATTTCCATTTCGGGTGAGTTTTATGATTCTGGGTACTCCCATGGTGTTTACTTAAGTCGTTTATCGATGCAATCGATCATCAAAGCTGCGGTTACATCTCATTCGAGGCCATTGCCTCTCAATCCTCACAATGGACTTTATTTGGTGCTAACTTCACAAGATGTTCAGGTTGAGGATTTCTGCAGAGCAGTGTGTGGGTTTCATTACTTCACTTTCCCTATCCTTGTTGGTGTAACGGTTCCTTATGCTTGGGTTGGTTATAGTGGAACTCAATGTCCAG GGGTAGATGGGATGATCAGTGTTATCGCTCATGAGTTAGCGGAAGTGTCGAGTAATCCATTGATTAATGCATGGTATGCCGGAGAAGATCCAACCGCACCAACCGAAATTGCGGACTTGTGTTTAGGTTTATATGGCTCGGGTGGTGGCGGTGGGTACATGGGTAAAGTTTACAAAGATGCTTGGGAAATGGCTACAATGTACATGGAGTTAAAGGAAGGCGATTTTTGGTTCAATGGGTGTGGAATCCTGTGA
- the LOC105777085 gene encoding uncharacterized protein LOC105777085, which yields MGDAMKNSFPGGCPEFGAIFMSNNATKRECLRRKVFALPYSQYHFVKQVKAGMILFLFEFERRELHGVFQACSDGEMNILPHAFSSSGKQYPAQVKFIFMWNCHPLSENEFRDAIRENYFSKNKFNFGLSEDQVRRLLSLFNLKRMKDQAPQRWLTGSKVARPSGYSTSKTRRLVDNSPMNNQMPRECGVDNHHGLDISTMHQGDSFYNDDRQTGDGRFGTYTDVEYEHKASAFLNECFRDLMGKVEGNMVSGEYARSDRVDTEWKTGMELQPAVSAGYSSGNFRSISKDVRFAKSDRTETKCYKDDGFAPTISTAYPTSFQSKVNPLVYSSKHVLETGSFIDDPIRPSSAFLPSMEMQNSNVSYPMNFEDSIVTNSLPYEPDVPTMNHWGSSYSGFSQEHASLQEYANHDSCVGHVIGTSKNQSFPSLLETRRTVITSDVNSGSGGFIPLPYSNSYECSSRTSLQRPDYLDDLAADYSKKECCGDLSLLKPSLAHVTSEIRNNVRISEHSSSYRTSPSKFPSLTFSDRYPTSIQDRYDFQVPERESDNEFGNVGFMFKECQPHGESFYNDNRTIEDGRSAIYKKVENENKEGQQHIHEPVNVDYHEVTSLCPSPYQNSNRQKKRSVFSRLALPRKRREPENNTPLRTADIDRHSSVDEVMDILHRSRKYWVKTSCKQLLKHNDDADNFRDKKQVTRKEGPAMMSKEMNVKSTSFSKENSNQKQVTRKEGSAMISKEINVKSTSSSKGNSCQKQVTRKEGSAMSSKEINVKSTSFSKGNSSQRPGESTFVDFKRRSAVRKNLEDGKIKTYCETMKEKSAPAAQCKKRKLIRPDFRENESSDLGVSVDAPELVIVASADCSVNKNAESIRISVVDVNEKDLLQNVKLPNAVCQTAVKGSNSDKEGSSSNSEQFSAESFLASGSADEGGKESLKNHCTSSMTSISCGDMHVDIKQAMTAIGIDGFSQDRNYASHSTFESSPKLCEHNDGDGAAKSEFVYSIEQMNDLTPVGGEISVSTLN from the exons ATGGGTGATGCAATGAAGAATAGTTTTCCTGGAGGTTGTCCTGAGTTTGGCGCAATCTTCATGTCGAACAATGCAACGAAAAGAGAATGTTTAAGAAGAAAAGTTTTTGCCCTCCCATATTCGCAGTACCACTTTGTGAAACAGGTTAAAGCCGGGATGATTCTTTTCCTGTTTGAATTTGAGAGGAGAGAACTGCATGGTGTGTTTCAAGCATGCTCTGATGGTGAAATGAATATTCTGCCTCATGCATTCAGTTCATCAGGGAAGCAATACCCTGCACAG GTAAAATTCATCTTTATGTGGAACTGCCATCCACTTTCTGAAAATGAATTCCGTGATGCTATCAGGGAAAACTATTTCTCCAAAAACAAGTTTAACTTTGGACTGTCCGAAGATCAG GTCCGAAGGCTTCTATCATTGTTCAATTTGAAGAGGATGAAAGATCAGGCACCTCAGAGGTGGTTGACTGGAAGTAAAGTTGCAAGGCCAAGTGGGTACTCTACAAGTAAAACTAGAAGACTAGTTGATAACTCTCCAATGAATAATCAGATGCCACGTGAATGTGGTGTGGACAACCATCATGGACTAGATATTTCCACCATGCACCAAGGGGACTCTTTCTATAATGATGACAGACAAACTGGCGATGGCAGATTTGGAACATACACGGATGTTGAATATGAGCATAAAGCAAGCGCCTTCTTAAATGAGTGTTTTCGGGATCTTATGGGTAAAGTTGAAGGGAACATGGTTTCTGGTGAATATGCCAGAAGTGACAGGGTGGACACTGAATGGAAAACTGGTATGGAGCTACAACCAGCAGTTTCAGCTGGGTATTCTTCAGGTAATTTCAGAAGCATTTCCAAAGATGTTAGGTTTGCAAAGAGTGATAGAACTGAAACAAAATGTTACAAGGATGATGGTTTTGCACCAACCATCTCAACCGCTTATCCTACTTCTTTTCAATCTAAAGTTAATCCACTGGTGTATTCTAGCAAACATGTTCTAGAAACGGGTTCATTTATTGATGATCCAATTAGGCCATCCTCAGCTTTCCTTCCCTCAATGGAGATGCAAAACTCTAATGTTAGTTATCCAATGAATTTTGAAGATTCAATTGTTACTAATAGTCTTCCTTATGAACCTGATGTCCCTACCATGAATCATTGGGGCTCCTCATATTCGGGGTTCAGTCAGGAGCATGCTTCATTGCAAGAATATGCTAATCATGATAGTTGTGTTGGTCATGTCATTGGTACTTCTAAAAATCAATCGTTTCCGTCATTGTTAGAGACTAGGAGGACAGTCATAACCTCTGATGTCAACTCTGGTTCTGGGGGGTTTATTCCATTGCCTTATTCTAATTCATATGAATGCTCCAGCAGGACTAGCCTGCAAAGGCCTGACTATTTAGATGACCTAGCAGCTGACTACTCTAAAAAAGAATGCTGTGGAGATCTCTCCCTTCTGAAGCCCTCTTTAGCACATGTTACTTCTGAAATTAGAAATAATGTCAGGATCAGTGAGCATTCATCATCTTATAGAACCAGTCCTAGCAAGTTTCCATCTCTTACCTTTTCTGACAGGTATCCTACATCCATACAAGACAGATATGATTTTCAAGTGCCAGAGCGTGAAAGTGATAATGAATTTGGTAATGTTGGTTTTATGTTTAAAGAGTGCCAGCCCCACGGTGAATCTTTTTATAATGATAACAGAACCATTGAAGATGGGAGATCTGCAATATACAAGAAGGTGGAAAATGAGAACAAAGAGGGCCAGCAGCATATTCATGAACCAGTAAACGTGGACTACCATGAAGTTACTTCATTGTGTCCTTCTCCATATCAGAATTCTAATCGCCAGAAGAAAAGGAGCGTGTTCTCTCGCTTGGCTTTGCCTCGTAAGAGACGTGAACCAGAAAATAACACCCCTCTTAGGACTGCTGACATTGATAGGCATTCTTCAGTTGATGAAGTCATGGACATTCTGCATCGAAGCCGTAAATATTGGGTGAAGACAAGTTGTAAGCAGTTACTTAAGCACAATGATGATGCTGACAACTTTAGGGATAAAAAACAGGTCACCAGGAAAGAGGGCCCAGCTATGATGTCAAAGGAGATGAATGTGAAGTCTACATCATTCAGCAAGGAGAATAGCAACCAAAAACAGGTCACCAGGAAAGAGGGCTCAGCTATGATCTCAAAGGAGATAAATGTGAAGTCTACATCATCCAGTAAGGGGAATAGCTGCCAAAAACAGGTCACCAGGAAAGAGGGCTCAGCTATGAGCTCAAAGGAGATAAATGTGAAGTCTACATCATTCAGCAAGGGGAATAGCAGCCAAAGACCTGGAGAGTCAACTTTTGTTGATTTTAAACGTCGTAGTGCAGTGAGAAAGAACCTTGAAGATGGTAAGATTAAGACCTATTGTGAAACTATGAAGGAAAAGAGTGCACCAGCCGCCCAATGTAAAAAGAGAAAACTGATTAGGCCAGACTTCCGTGAGAATGAGTCATCTGATCTGGGCGTATCAGTTGATGCTCCCGAACTTGTAATAGTGGCTTCAGCAGATTGTTCTGTCAACAAAAATGCTGAAAGTATTAGGATTTCTGTTGTCGATGTAAATGAAAAGGATTTATTGCAAAATGTTAAATTGCCAAATGCTGTCTGCCAGACTGCTGTTAAAGGCAGCAACAGTGACAAGGAGGGAAGTAGCTCTAACTCAGAGCAGTTCAGTGCAGAAAGCTTTCTTGCTTCAGGAAGTGCTGATGAAGGTGGAAAAGAATCATTGAAAAATCATTGCACCTCAAGTATGACTTCAATCTCTTGTGGGGACATGCATGTTGATATTAAGCAAGCTATGACTGCTATAGGGATAGATGGATTTTCTCAAGACCGTAATTATGCAAGCCATTCTACTTTTGAGTCTTCTCCAAAACTCTGTGAACACAATGATGGTGATGGAGCTGCAAAGAGCGAGTTTGTTTACAGTATTGAACAGATGAACGACTTGACTCCTGTTGGTGGTGAGATATCCGTCAGCACTCTGAACTAA
- the LOC105776286 gene encoding proteasome subunit alpha type-2-A yields MGDSQYSFSLTTFSPSGKLVQIEHALTAVGSGQTSLGIKAANGVVIATEKKLPSILVDETSVQKIQCLTPNIGVVYSGMGPDFRVLVRKSRKQAEQYHRLYKEPIPVTQLVRETAAVMQEFTQSGGVRPFGVSLLVAGYDDNGPQLYQVDPSGSYFSWKASAMGKNVSNAKTFLEKRYTDDMELDDAVHTAILTLKEGFEGQISGKNIEIGIIGTDRKFRVLTPAEIDDYLAEVE; encoded by the exons ATGGGTGACAGTCAGTATTCATTTTCTCTCACAACTTTCAG TCCTTCGGGAAAGCTAGTTCAGATCGAGCACGCCTTGACGGCTGTCGGTTCGGGTCAAACATCTCTTGGaatcaaag CTGCTAATGGGGTTGTAATTGCTACCGAGAAGAAGTTGCCTTCAATCTTGGTTGATGAAACCTCT GTTCAGAAAATACAGTGTCTGACTCCAAATATTGGAGTTGTTTACAG TGGCATGGGTCCTGATTTTCGAGTTTTGGTTCGGAAAAGTAGGAAGCAAGCAGAACAATACCATAGGTTGTATAAG GAACCAATTCCAGTAACACAACTTGTAAGGGAAACTGCAGCTGTTATGCAGGAGTTCACTCAGTCTGG TGGTGTAAGGCCTTTTGGTGTATCTCTACTAGTTGCTGGATATGACGACAATGGTCCACAATTGTATCAG GTGGATCCATCTGGCTCGTATTTCTCATGGAAAGCCTCAGCAATGGGGAAGAATGTCTCCAATGCAAAAACATTTCTTGAAAAGAG ATACACTGATGATATGGAACTTGATGATGCTGTGCATACTGCTATTTTGACTCTCAAAGAGGG ATTTGAAGGACAAATCTCAGGGAAAAACATTGAAATTGGGATTATTGGAACTGACAGAAAATTCAG GGTGCTTACCCCAGCTGAAATTGATGATTATTTGGCTGAAGTGGAGTAA